From a single Capsicum annuum cultivar UCD-10X-F1 chromosome 12, UCD10Xv1.1, whole genome shotgun sequence genomic region:
- the LOC124889305 gene encoding uncharacterized protein LOC124889305 — protein MTDNEYISHQEKVEKYNNDSYKDHYFLLNCLSDNFYDYYDRTYSSAKKIWKALQNKHDTEEARAKKYAARGQDALMQTEENNITLKILETWTYTSGKRYEEPFLAMITDINMVENVDGWWADFGANCHVCYDKD, from the exons ATGACTGATAATGAATACATTTCTCATCAAGAGAaagtagaaaaatataataatgactCCTATAAGGATCATTACTTTTTACTTAATTGTCTATCTGATAATTTTTAcgattattatgatagaacttactctagtgcaaagaaaatttggaaagccTTGCAGAATAAGCATGATACTGAGGAGGCGAGAGCGAAAAAATATGCTGCTAGAGGTCAAGATGCACTCATGCAAACAGAAGAGAACAACATTACACTGAAg ATATTGGAAACGTGGACCTACACCTCTGGCAAACGTTACGAAGAACCTTTTCTGGCAATGATAACAGACATAAACATGGTGGAGAATGTTGATGGATGGTGGGCTGACTTTGGTGCAAACTGTCATGTCTGTTATGACAAAGactga
- the LOC107849436 gene encoding probable disease resistance protein At4g27220 codes for MEANEEGESFFPTKLFGQETKRTCERIWRCLKKDKVRSIGIYGVKGVGKTTLAKLINHLLEQKTQSQVFWINVSQQCGIKGLQSDVAKVLGLDLLEERDEEKRAIALHESFKEKKDFVLVLDDVLEDVPLKMLGNPLKVGGGKFIVTSCLLETCRKMGGQRKFGVKTLEEDESWSLFVERLGNETIIPQEVEGVAKSMVNKCTSGLPLGIITLAKRLRELELDSVDEWNKALESIANEESFKGENKVCLMRNKIAEIPAGTSANCPRLTTLMLQKNYHLWKIPDSFFEHMQALRVLDLSHTCIEKLPDSVTDLENLTALLVAFCWNLRSIPTLENLMSLQELDLSGTGIQTLPESLETPLSLKCLNMYAMRWLKKIPIGILPQLSTLQRLVLSHHIDVQGEELEVLNELVEFQGRFSNIHDFN; via the exons atggaagcAAATGAAGAAGGGGAGTCATTTTTCCCAACAAAGCTATTTGGCCAAGAAACAAAGAGAACATGTGAAAGAATATGGAGGTGTTTAAAGAAAGACAAAGTTAGAAGCATTGGTATATATGGAGTTAAAGGGGTTGGAAAAACAACCTTGGCAAAGCTCATCAATCATCTTCTTGAACAAAAAACTCAATCCCAAGTTTTCTGGATCAATGTTTCTCAACAATGTGGAATCAAGGGGTTGCAAAGTGATGTTGCTAAAGTCCTTGGATTGGATCTTTTAGAGGAACGAGATGAAGAGAAGAGAGCGATCGCGCTGCATGAATCATTCAAAGAGAAAAAGGATTTTGTTTTAGTACTAGACGATGTGTTAGAGGATGTACCTTTGAAAATGTTAGGAAATCCTCTAAAAGTAGGAGGAGGAAAGTTTATAGTAACAAGTTGTTTGCTCGAAACATGTCGAAAAATGGGAGGTCAAAGGAAGTTTGGAGTGAAAACACTTGAAGAAGATGAATCTTGGAGTTTGTTTGTAGAAAGACTTGGAAATGAGACTATAATTCCTCAAGAAGTTGAAGGGGTTGCTAAGTCTATGGTGAATAAATGTACTAGTGGCCTTCCACTGGGGATCATTACATTAGCTAAAAGACTAAGAGAACTGGAATTGGATAGTGTCGATGAGTGGAACAAGGCGTTGGAAAGTATTGCTAATGAAGAGTCTTTTAAAGGGGAGAACAAG GTATGTCTAATGAGGAACAAGATAGCTGAAATTCCAGCGGGAACATCAGCTAACTGTCCTAGGTTGACAACTTTGATGTTGCAGAAGAATTATCACTTATGGAAGATTCCAGATTCTTTCTTCGAGCACATGCAGGCGTTACGTGTTCTTGATTTAAGTCACACTTGCATCGAGAAGTTGCCTGATTCTGTAACCGACTTGGAGAATCTTACCGCGCTCTTGGTTGCATTCTGTTGGAATCTAAGGTCAATCCCAACTCTGGAAAACCTCATGTCATTGCAGGAATTGGACTTGAGTGGCACGGGGATACAGACTCTGCCTGAATCCCTTGAGACTCCATTGAGCCTCAAATGCCTAAATATGTATGCAATGCGCTGGCTCAAGAAAATACCAATAGGGATATTGCCCCAACTCTCCACTCTGCAACGCCTAGTGTTGTCGCATCATATAGACGTGCAAGGTGAGGAACTAGAGGTACTAAATGAGTTGGTAGAATTTCAAGGCAGGTTCTCTAATATTCATGACTTCAACTGA
- the LOC107850876 gene encoding SEC12-like protein 1, which yields MDGGDVSAEGKVMCASWIKRPENAHLVVIGKSTGTSSLLEIFSFHRDTTTLSPSPKATHALEEGGDPVCIAVHPSGDDFVCSTTTGCKSFELYGHEGNIKFVRKEFPLQDIGPQKCVAFSVDGSKLATGGIDGHFRLFEWPTMRIIVDEPKAHKSFRDMDFSLDSEYLASTSTDGAARIWNTSDGVPVTLSRNSDENIELCRFSKDGTKPFLFTTVQKGNKSLIAVWDITTWKKIGHKSLIKKPASIMSISLDGKYLALGSKDGDVYVIEVKKMEISSLHKRLHLGTNITSLEFCPSERVALTTSSQWGAMVTKLNVPADWKEWQIYLLLLGLFLASAVLFYVFFENSESFWNFPDPSTRPKIETLHVDATSDEQWSSFGPVDL from the exons ATGGACGGCGGTGATGTTTCTGCGGAAGGGAAAGTGATGTGTGCATCATGGATCAAACGGCCAGAAAACGCGCATCTTGTGGTGATTGGAAAATCCACCGGAACTTCCTCTTTACTCGAGATTTTCTCCTTTCATCGTGATACTACTACTCTTTCTCCTTCCCCCAAG GCGACGCATGCGTTAGAGGAAGGTGGTGATCCAGTGTGCATTGCGGTACATCCAAGTGGTGATGACTTTGTGTGCTCCACTACCACTGGTTGCAA GTCGTTTGAGTTATATGGTCATGAAGGTAATATAAAATTTGTGCGCAAGGAGTTTCCTCTCCAAGATATTGGTCCACAAAAATGTGTGGCCTTTAGTGTTGATGGCTCCAAATTAGCCACAGGCGGAATT GATGGACATTTCAGACTTTTTGAGTGGCCAACGATGCGAATTATTGTGGATGAACCTAAAGCGCACAAGTCATTCAGAGACATGGATTTCAG CTTAGATTCAGAGTACTTAGCTTCCACATCCACAGATGGTGCCGCCAGAATTTGGAACACAAGCGACGGCGTTCCAGTAACTTTGTCACGAAATTCA GATGAGAACATTGAGCTCTGCAGGTTTTCTAAAGATGGGACAAAACCATTTTTGTTCACTACTGTTCAGAAAG GCAATAAGTCATTGATTGCAGTTTGGGACATCACTACATGGAAGAAAATTGGACATAAAAGCCTGATAAAAAAGCCAGCTTCCATTATGTCAATTAGTTTGGATGGGAAATATCTTGCATT GGGAAGCAAAGATGGCGATGTCTATGTTATTGAAGTGAAAAAGATGGAGATCTCCTCTTTACACAAGAGACTGCACCTGGGTACTAATATTACTTCTTTGGAGTTTTGTCCTAGCGAAAG GGTTGCTCTTACCACTTCATCTCAATGGGGAGCAATGGTGACTAAGTTAAATGTCCCAGCCGATTGGAAAG AGTGGCAGATTTATCTACTACTCTTGGGATTATTTTTGGCATCAGCTGTTCTATTTTACGTGTTCTTTGAGAATTCTGAATCTTTCTGGAACTTCCCTGATCCATCTACAAGACCAAAGATAGAGACTCTTCATGTAGATGCAACATCTGATGAACAATGGAGCAGCTTTGGACCTGTAGATTTGTAA